The following are encoded together in the Kingella negevensis genome:
- a CDS encoding outer membrane protein assembly factor BamE, which yields MLKKLALMLATATVLSACGTSGTVVSSDGTSDKLHWPDPQSTSFNKDRGTFPDLGSLKQIRSGMSKDQLYYLIGRPQFTEGFRVREWDYLFHFNTPGQGTNNVTTCQYKVLFDNQRFARSFHWRPVDPVGAKCPPELEKEVPPPQPQVIIREIVKTPVRIRQ from the coding sequence ATGTTGAAAAAATTAGCATTGATGTTGGCTACAGCAACTGTGTTGAGCGCATGTGGTACATCAGGCACGGTAGTGAGCTCGGACGGCACGTCTGACAAACTGCATTGGCCTGACCCACAAAGCACGTCATTCAATAAAGACCGTGGTACGTTCCCAGATTTGGGCAGCCTGAAACAAATCCGTTCAGGTATGTCTAAAGACCAGTTGTACTACTTGATTGGTCGCCCACAATTTACAGAGGGCTTCCGTGTTCGCGAATGGGACTACCTGTTCCATTTCAACACACCAGGTCAAGGCACAAACAACGTAACAACTTGCCAATACAAAGTATTGTTTGACAATCAACGATTTGCACGTAGCTTCCACTGGCGTCCAGTAGACCCAGTTGGCGCGAAATGTCCACCTGAGTTGGAAAAAGAAGTTCCACCTCCACAACCTCAAGTGATTATTCGTGAAATCGTTAAAACGCCTGTGAGAATCCGTCAATAA
- a CDS encoding L-threonylcarbamoyladenylate synthase, translated as MKKRTRIQSKQSIQKLRAHLKRGGLIAYPTESCYGIGAIPTNRHALQQVLHLKKRPQHKGLIVIGDKLSRLQTLLFRLPENAQQQLNETWPAPKTFVLPARQKVLPQLRGQKRRKLAVRVPDHVVARELCEVAKMPLVSTSCNRSGSKPCRTEREVRRQFGKRVWIIGGRVGGRRSPSEIIDWESETKLR; from the coding sequence ATGAAAAAACGTACCCGAATCCAATCCAAGCAATCCATTCAAAAACTGCGCGCACATTTAAAACGCGGCGGACTTATCGCTTACCCAACTGAATCTTGCTACGGCATTGGTGCAATACCAACCAATCGCCACGCCTTGCAGCAAGTTTTGCATTTGAAGAAACGTCCGCAACATAAAGGCTTGATTGTGATTGGCGATAAATTATCACGCTTGCAAACTTTGCTTTTCAGGCTGCCTGAAAACGCGCAACAACAACTAAATGAAACATGGCCTGCACCGAAAACATTTGTTTTGCCAGCGCGCCAAAAAGTGCTTCCACAACTGCGTGGACAAAAGCGACGAAAATTAGCAGTGCGTGTGCCAGACCATGTGGTGGCGCGTGAATTGTGTGAAGTGGCAAAAATGCCGTTGGTTTCCACATCGTGCAATCGTTCAGGCAGCAAGCCTTGTCGTACAGAAAGGGAAGTGCGCCGACAATTTGGCAAGCGCGTGTGGATTATTGGTGGGCGTGTGGGTGGACGGCGGTCGCCGAGTGAAATTATCGATTGGGAAAGTGAGACTAAATTGCGCTGA
- a CDS encoding sugar MFS transporter, which produces MNVSSTQTSSQSSGRGNPVALSVLASLFFMLGFVTCLNDVLIPHLKDVFHLSNREAMLTQTAFFSAYAIMSFIAGKVIDKIGYKGTVITGFLITALGAFLFYPATGAIPEGAADKSMYFSMFLPIFFVMATGITFLQVAGNPYVTLLAPKGKESATLTLVQAFNSVATTIAPYVGALFILADAGQQMSAAQRAQTMQVPYLGLTGFLIMLACAVAMIKLPAAEAIAETETAEAHDGKTSVFQYKHMVLGALGIFCYVGAEVAIGSQYVLTMEHMTQNLPAAQVGGSAWDYLFSNVQINHQNGAKLLSLYWGGAMIGRFLGSAVLSRFAANKVLAFNSLAATAILLAVALSGSSAEYFAKYGLLMIGLFNSIMFPTIFSLATKGLGKFTADASGVICTAIVGGALIPLLQGDVITRTGDNYVISFLIPAVCYAYIAFFALVGYKSK; this is translated from the coding sequence ATGAACGTTTCTTCTACTCAAACCTCTTCACAGAGTTCAGGTCGTGGTAATCCTGTGGCGCTTAGCGTGCTGGCTTCTCTGTTTTTCATGCTGGGTTTTGTAACTTGTTTGAATGATGTGTTGATTCCTCATTTGAAAGACGTGTTCCATTTGAGCAATCGTGAAGCAATGCTGACACAAACGGCGTTTTTCTCGGCTTATGCGATTATGTCGTTTATCGCAGGTAAGGTCATCGACAAGATTGGTTACAAAGGCACGGTGATTACGGGCTTTTTGATTACGGCTTTGGGGGCGTTCTTATTCTATCCTGCAACGGGTGCGATTCCTGAGGGCGCGGCAGATAAATCAATGTATTTCTCAATGTTCTTGCCGATTTTCTTTGTGATGGCGACGGGGATTACTTTCTTGCAAGTGGCTGGTAATCCGTATGTAACTTTGTTAGCACCAAAAGGCAAAGAATCTGCTACGCTGACTTTGGTTCAGGCGTTTAACTCTGTGGCGACGACGATTGCTCCGTATGTGGGTGCGCTGTTTATTTTGGCAGACGCTGGTCAGCAAATGAGCGCAGCACAACGAGCACAAACCATGCAAGTGCCTTATTTGGGTTTGACGGGTTTCTTGATTATGCTGGCTTGTGCGGTGGCGATGATTAAATTGCCTGCTGCGGAAGCGATTGCGGAAACGGAAACGGCTGAAGCTCATGACGGTAAAACAAGCGTGTTCCAATATAAACACATGGTTTTGGGTGCGTTGGGTATTTTCTGTTATGTGGGCGCGGAAGTGGCGATTGGTAGCCAATACGTTTTGACGATGGAGCACATGACGCAAAACTTGCCTGCAGCTCAAGTGGGTGGCTCTGCGTGGGATTATTTGTTTAGCAATGTGCAAATCAATCACCAAAATGGTGCGAAGTTGTTGAGCTTGTACTGGGGGGGCGCGATGATTGGTCGCTTTTTGGGCAGTGCGGTGTTGAGCCGTTTTGCTGCAAATAAAGTGCTGGCGTTTAACTCGTTGGCTGCAACTGCAATTTTGTTGGCAGTTGCGCTTTCAGGCAGCAGCGCTGAATATTTCGCAAAATATGGTTTGCTGATGATTGGTTTGTTTAACTCAATTATGTTCCCAACGATTTTCTCGTTGGCAACAAAAGGTCTAGGTAAATTCACTGCGGACGCTTCGGGTGTAATTTGTACGGCGATTGTGGGTGGTGCGTTGATTCCGTTGTTGCAAGGCGATGTGATTACGCGTACTGGCGATAATTATGTGATTTCGTTCTTAATCCCTGCTGTTTGTTATGCTTATATCGCTTTCTTTGCATTGGTTGGTTATAAAAGTAAATAA
- a CDS encoding transposase gives MGLTVEISKRIQDISWHILPKRWIVERTFAWLGWSRRLAKDFEQTNLSAENFVKLGYISQILKFIK, from the coding sequence TTGGGTTTAACTGTTGAGATTTCAAAGAGAATTCAAGATATTTCTTGGCATATTCTGCCCAAACGTTGGATTGTAGAACGAACGTTTGCATGGTTAGGTTGGTCTCGACGTTTAGCAAAAGATTTTGAGCAGACGAATTTATCTGCTGAAAATTTTGTTAAACTAGGGTATATTTCACAAATATTAAAATTTATCAAATAG
- a CDS encoding transposase has product MTRKSYPTDLTDAQWQAIEPHFNQLRHYKWDKRQLVNAVLYITKTGCQWRMLPNDFPPYSTVWSFYRRANQSGLWDRILLALVQKNV; this is encoded by the coding sequence ATGACTAGAAAATCCTACCCAACAGACTTAACAGATGCCCAATGGCAAGCGATTGAGCCACATTTTAACCAGCTACGCCACTACAAATGGGATAAACGTCAATTAGTGAATGCCGTTTTGTACATCACCAAAACAGGTTGCCAATGGCGTATGCTGCCCAATGATTTTCCACCTTATTCAACCGTATGGAGTTTCTATCGCAGAGCCAATCAATCAGGCTTATGGGATAGAATTCTTTTGGCATTGGTTCAAAAAAACGTTTAA
- a CDS encoding IS5 family transposase has product MPTYAILDSQSVKTASSAHDKGFDGGKKIKGRKRHIAVDTLGNLLSVVVHAANIHDTKAGIFVAKKAFETYPSLKGFCADAGYRNTFEREVSEQLGLTVEISKRIQDISWHILPKRWIVERTFAWLGWSRRLAKDFEQTNLSAENFVKLGYISQILKFIK; this is encoded by the coding sequence ATGCCAACTTATGCCATTCTTGATTCACAAAGTGTCAAAACAGCTTCTAGCGCACATGATAAAGGTTTTGATGGAGGTAAAAAAATCAAAGGTCGTAAGCGACATATAGCTGTTGATACGTTGGGTAATCTATTGTCTGTTGTGGTTCATGCAGCCAATATTCATGACACAAAAGCAGGTATTTTTGTAGCAAAAAAAGCGTTTGAGACCTATCCGAGTTTAAAAGGTTTCTGTGCGGACGCAGGTTATCGGAATACATTTGAGCGTGAAGTATCAGAGCAATTGGGTTTAACTGTTGAGATTTCAAAGAGAATTCAAGATATTTCTTGGCATATTCTGCCCAAACGTTGGATTGTAGAACGAACGTTTGCATGGTTAGGTTGGTCTCGACGTTTAGCAAAAGATTTTGAGCAGACGAATTTATCTGCTGAAAATTTTGTTAAACTAGGGTATATTTCACAAATATTAAAATTTATCAAATAG
- a CDS encoding IS5 family transposase, translated as MSRNTLTNETWSRLLPILKQLGIYRKKNLRKTVEGILFRLRTGCQWADIPSYFGKANSLYQSFNRWSKRGIFTKLFKHLADTPDMEWVFMDGSHIRVHQHGMGKKSIVHQAVGKSIGGHTSKIHLAVDACGNPIEFMITAGNVNEIVVAPDLLAQLDLSDNETVCADRGFDSDTFRRLIHSKQSKANIPYKKSREHLNVDTDWYLYKIRHLVENAFVRLKHFRALATRYDKLKRNYESTVSLACALIWLKL; from the coding sequence ATGTCCCGAAACACGCTTACAAATGAAACATGGTCAAGACTGTTACCTATTTTGAAACAGCTTGGCATTTATCGCAAGAAAAATTTACGCAAAACAGTAGAAGGTATCCTGTTTCGCTTACGTACAGGCTGCCAATGGGCTGATATACCTAGTTATTTTGGTAAAGCAAACAGCCTTTACCAAAGTTTCAATCGCTGGTCTAAACGCGGTATTTTTACCAAATTATTTAAACATTTGGCAGATACACCCGATATGGAATGGGTCTTTATGGACGGTAGTCATATCCGTGTTCATCAACACGGCATGGGTAAAAAATCCATTGTGCATCAAGCTGTCGGTAAGAGTATCGGAGGTCATACGTCTAAAATTCATTTAGCGGTTGATGCTTGTGGTAATCCAATTGAATTTATGATTACAGCTGGTAATGTAAATGAGATTGTTGTTGCGCCTGATTTATTGGCACAATTGGACTTAAGTGATAATGAAACCGTGTGTGCTGATAGGGGTTTTGACAGTGATACTTTTCGTCGGTTAATTCATTCTAAACAAAGTAAAGCCAATATTCCATATAAGAAAAGTAGAGAGCATCTTAATGTGGACACAGATTGGTATTTATATAAAATCAGGCACTTGGTAGAAAACGCTTTTGTACGATTAAAGCATTTTCGTGCGCTGGCAACACGGTACGATAAATTAAAACGTAATTATGAAAGTACCGTGTCATTAGCTTGTGCTTTGATTTGGTTGAAATTATAG
- a CDS encoding SCO family protein produces MASQVQQEIKAESADNAPTASAPVAASAPAIISLDIRKDNLGGDFTLTGSDGKPFTLSSLKGKVVILSFGYTNCPDVCPTELLTYKDVLAQLGDKAKDVAVVFVSVDPERDTPEVVGKYVQQFHPSFIGLTDTTKGRDLAVIKQLYEVVSAKSAIQSDTVYVVDHSSGTFLLDKTGKPAYMERYGMEAPQIAADVEKLLAE; encoded by the coding sequence ATCGCATCGCAAGTACAACAAGAAATCAAAGCTGAGTCTGCTGATAATGCCCCAACCGCCAGCGCACCCGTTGCCGCTTCTGCTCCAGCGATTATTAGCCTAGATATTCGCAAAGACAACTTGGGTGGCGATTTCACGCTCACAGGCAGCGATGGCAAACCGTTCACGCTTAGCAGCCTGAAAGGTAAAGTTGTGATTTTATCGTTTGGCTACACCAACTGCCCTGATGTTTGCCCAACCGAATTGCTCACATACAAAGACGTTTTGGCGCAACTGGGCGACAAAGCTAAAGATGTTGCCGTTGTGTTTGTCAGCGTAGACCCAGAACGCGACACGCCAGAAGTGGTTGGCAAATATGTGCAACAGTTCCACCCATCATTCATCGGTTTAACCGATACCACCAAAGGGCGCGATTTGGCTGTGATTAAACAGCTTTATGAAGTGGTTTCTGCGAAAAGTGCGATTCAGTCCGACACCGTTTATGTGGTAGATCATTCATCAGGCACGTTCTTGTTGGACAAAACAGGCAAGCCAGCTTATATGGAACGCTACGGCATGGAAGCCCCACAAATTGCGGCAGATGTAGAAAAATTGCTTGCCGAGTAG
- a CDS encoding IS5 family transposase — protein MPRLMLNNKQWTRLKAILLKQGIYDKENLRKTVEGILYHMRTGIPWRDLPKYFGKSNTIYKTFNRWFVANK, from the coding sequence ATGCCTCGCCTAATGCTCAATAATAAACAATGGACAAGACTGAAAGCTATTTTACTCAAACAAGGTATTTACGACAAAGAAAATTTGCGTAAAACCGTCGAAGGTATTTTATACCACATGAGAACAGGCATTCCTTGGCGAGATTTGCCAAAATATTTTGGTAAATCTAACACGATTTATAAAACATTTAACCGTTGGTTTGTTGCTAATAAATAG
- a CDS encoding transposase — protein sequence MPTYAILDSQSVKTASSAHDKGFDGGKKIKGRKRHIAVDTLGNLLSVVVHAANIHDTKAGIFVAKKAFETYPSLRTCIHKNDKNLE from the coding sequence ATGCCAACTTATGCCATTCTTGATTCACAAAGTGTCAAAACAGCTTCTAGCGCACATGATAAAGGTTTTGATGGAGGTAAAAAAATCAAAGGTCGTAAGCGACATATAGCTGTTGATACGTTGGGTAATCTATTGTCTGTTGTGGTTCATGCAGCCAATATTCATGACACAAAAGCAGGTATTTTTGTAGCAAAAAAAGCGTTTGAGACCTATCCGAGTTTAAGAACCTGTATTCACAAAAATGATAAAAATTTAGAATGA
- a CDS encoding transposase codes for MTRKSYPTDLTDAQWQAIEPYFNQLRHYKWDKRQLVNAVLYITKTGCQWRMLPNDFPPYSTVWSFYRRANQSGLWDRILLALVQKNV; via the coding sequence ATGACTAGAAAATCCTACCCAACAGACTTAACAGATGCCCAATGGCAAGCGATTGAGCCATATTTTAACCAGCTACGCCACTACAAATGGGATAAACGTCAATTAGTGAATGCCGTTTTGTACATCACCAAAACAGGTTGCCAATGGCGTATGCTGCCCAATGATTTTCCACCTTATTCAACCGTATGGAGTTTCTATCGCAGAGCCAATCAATCAGGCTTATGGGATAGAATTCTTTTGGCATTGGTTCAAAAAAACGTTTAA
- the rpsB gene encoding 30S ribosomal protein S2 translates to MSSQVTMRQMIEAGVHFGHQTRYWNPKMEQYIFGARNKIHIINLEKTVPLFQEAQEVVRRLVANKGTVLFVGTKRQARDIIKEEATRAGMPYVDHRWLGGMLTNYKTVKQSIKRLEEKSAVLANGEASGYNKKELLDMTREVEKLERSLGGIKDMKGLPDAIFVIDTGYQHGTLVEAAKLGIPVIAVVDTNNSPDGVKHVIPGNDDSAKAIRLYCRGIADAVLEGKNQAVAETVAAAQAAAE, encoded by the coding sequence ATGTCTTCACAAGTTACTATGCGCCAAATGATTGAAGCTGGCGTGCACTTCGGTCACCAAACCCGTTACTGGAACCCAAAAATGGAACAATACATTTTTGGTGCGCGTAACAAAATTCACATCATCAATTTGGAAAAAACTGTTCCATTGTTCCAAGAAGCACAAGAAGTGGTTCGCCGTTTAGTTGCTAATAAAGGCACAGTATTGTTCGTAGGTACAAAACGCCAAGCTCGCGACATCATCAAAGAAGAAGCGACTCGTGCAGGTATGCCTTACGTTGACCACCGTTGGTTGGGCGGTATGCTGACTAACTACAAAACAGTAAAACAATCTATCAAACGTTTGGAAGAAAAATCTGCTGTTTTGGCAAATGGCGAAGCGAGCGGTTACAATAAAAAAGAATTGTTGGACATGACTCGCGAAGTGGAAAAATTGGAACGCTCTTTGGGCGGTATCAAAGACATGAAAGGCTTGCCAGATGCAATTTTCGTGATTGACACAGGCTACCAACACGGTACTTTGGTTGAAGCAGCTAAATTGGGTATTCCAGTTATCGCTGTGGTAGATACCAACAATAGTCCAGACGGCGTGAAACACGTTATCCCAGGTAACGATGACTCTGCTAAAGCAATCCGTTTGTACTGCCGTGGTATCGCAGACGCAGTTTTAGAAGGCAAAAACCAAGCTGTAGCGGAAACCGTAGCTGCTGCTCAAGCTGCTGCTGAATAA
- the tsf gene encoding translation elongation factor Ts: MAEITAKMVADLRAATGLGMMECKKALVEAEGNFDKAEEILRIKSGAKAGKLAGRTAAEGVLAFAIEGNVGALVEVNCETDFVAKDAGFVAFANSVAKTAAAKKPATVEELSALVEEERKAVIAKLGENMSVRRFQVIDTANSLVAYIHGALATEGVLVEYKGSEEVARKVGMHIVAAKPQCVREEEVDAELVEKERHIYTEQAIASGKPAEIAAKMVEGRIRKFLAEVTLNGQAFVMNPDQTVAQFAKENGTEIVNFVRYKVGDGIEKKEVDYAAEVAAAAKV; this comes from the coding sequence ATGGCAGAAATTACTGCAAAAATGGTTGCTGACTTGCGTGCGGCTACTGGCTTGGGCATGATGGAATGCAAAAAAGCATTGGTAGAAGCTGAAGGTAACTTTGACAAAGCTGAAGAAATCTTGCGTATCAAATCTGGTGCAAAAGCGGGTAAATTGGCTGGTCGTACCGCTGCTGAAGGCGTGTTGGCATTTGCGATTGAAGGCAATGTAGGCGCGTTAGTAGAAGTAAACTGTGAAACTGACTTCGTTGCTAAAGACGCTGGTTTCGTAGCATTTGCAAACTCTGTGGCTAAAACTGCTGCAGCTAAAAAACCTGCAACTGTTGAAGAATTGAGTGCATTGGTTGAAGAAGAACGCAAAGCTGTTATCGCTAAATTGGGCGAAAACATGTCTGTTCGCCGCTTCCAAGTAATCGATACAGCTAACAGCTTGGTTGCTTACATCCACGGTGCTTTGGCTACTGAAGGCGTGTTGGTAGAGTACAAAGGTTCTGAAGAAGTTGCTCGCAAAGTAGGTATGCACATCGTTGCTGCGAAACCACAATGCGTACGCGAAGAAGAAGTAGATGCTGAATTGGTTGAAAAAGAACGCCACATCTACACTGAACAAGCAATTGCTTCTGGCAAACCTGCTGAAATTGCTGCAAAAATGGTTGAAGGTCGTATCCGCAAATTCTTGGCTGAAGTTACATTGAACGGTCAAGCATTTGTGATGAACCCAGACCAAACAGTTGCTCAATTTGCTAAAGAAAACGGTACTGAAATCGTGAACTTTGTACGCTACAAAGTAGGCGATGGTATCGAGAAAAAAGAAGTGGATTACGCTGCTGAAGTAGCTGCTGCTGCTAAAGTTTAA
- the dprA gene encoding DNA-processing protein DprA, translating to MTDLERYAWLQLAFTPYIGAETFNTLLQTYGNPQAALSTPADQIAQLGKHAKQAAASWHDTSLAKQATEAALTWEEQDGCRLMFACDDDYPEMLAEGITASPVLFLRGNAALLQNTSVGIVGSRHATPQAMRIAHDFGKALSEHGITVISGMAAGIDTAAHTGALNGSGSTIAVWGTGIDRIYPASNQKLARQIAEQGLVISEFPLGTRPLAGNFPRRNRIIAAQSQAVLVVEAALESGSLITARQAADMGRDVMAVPGSIDNPHAKGCHKLIKEGAKLVECLDDILSELGHVIHNPAYPQFSGSLKTSVTPLTVKDDLMIQAALSQPEKTHPLLQQMGYGPIHPDTLAQQSELSASDIYALLTEWELEGWVASVAGGRYQRI from the coding sequence ATGACCGATTTAGAACGCTACGCATGGTTGCAACTGGCTTTCACTCCGTATATTGGTGCAGAAACTTTTAATACTTTGCTGCAAACTTACGGCAATCCACAGGCCGCGTTATCCACACCTGCCGACCAAATCGCGCAACTGGGTAAACACGCAAAACAAGCGGCGGCTTCGTGGCACGATACTTCATTGGCAAAACAAGCCACGGAAGCGGCTTTGACTTGGGAAGAACAAGATGGCTGTCGTTTGATGTTTGCGTGTGATGATGATTATCCTGAAATGTTGGCGGAAGGGATAACTGCGTCGCCCGTGCTGTTTTTGCGCGGTAATGCGGCTTTGTTGCAAAACACATCGGTGGGCATTGTCGGCAGCCGCCACGCAACACCGCAAGCCATGCGAATCGCGCATGATTTTGGCAAGGCGTTGAGTGAACACGGGATTACGGTAATTTCTGGCATGGCTGCTGGGATTGATACGGCGGCGCACACAGGCGCATTGAATGGTTCAGGCAGCACGATTGCTGTTTGGGGAACGGGGATTGACCGCATTTATCCTGCGTCCAACCAAAAGTTAGCGCGACAAATTGCGGAACAAGGTTTGGTAATTTCAGAATTTCCGTTGGGAACACGTCCGCTTGCTGGCAATTTTCCGCGCCGTAATCGCATTATTGCAGCGCAAAGCCAAGCGGTGTTGGTGGTAGAAGCTGCATTGGAAAGCGGTTCACTCATTACGGCCCGACAAGCGGCGGATATGGGGCGCGATGTGATGGCTGTTCCAGGGTCGATTGATAATCCGCACGCCAAAGGTTGTCATAAACTGATTAAAGAAGGTGCGAAATTGGTGGAATGTTTAGATGATATTTTGAGTGAGTTGGGACATGTGATTCACAATCCTGCTTATCCACAATTTTCAGGCAGCCTGAAAACTTCAGTTACACCTTTGACGGTGAAAGATGATTTGATGATTCAGGCTGCATTATCGCAGCCTGAAAAGACGCATCCACTCTTGCAGCAAATGGGCTATGGCCCAATTCATCCCGATACGTTGGCACAGCAGAGTGAATTATCTGCTAGTGATATTTACGCTTTGCTGACGGAATGGGAATTGGAAGGTTGGGTGGCAAGTGTGGCTGGTGGGCGATACCAACGAATTTAG